In Gossypium hirsutum isolate 1008001.06 chromosome D06, Gossypium_hirsutum_v2.1, whole genome shotgun sequence, one genomic interval encodes:
- the LOC121218731 gene encoding probable BOI-related E3 ubiquitin-protein ligase 2, protein MVVQSQLYPENLGLLPWPMCALQDWMPPIPAPPQPVFCFSLQQPSQNTLPFHIQKKAHNLASTSSPSSSSLSMCDNFLSMTLSQALDAQLEVQRQELDCILHFQNERLKSVLREQRRRQLGTLLKTMEWKALYLMKRKEEDLARATKKTMELEACLKKAEMESEWWERLAKANEAMVKGLSNTMEQVKEELIRVSNKNTAEDTESHCCGSCDQRDDQQGEKKSKKVACKHCRFRSSCVLFLPCRHLCSCISCEAFLDSCPVCKSVKEASMNVFWV, encoded by the exons ATGGTTGTTCAATCACAGTTGTATCCTGAAAACTTGGGTTTACTACCTTGGCCCATGTGCGCCCTTCAGGATTGGATGCCACCAATCCCTGCACCACCTCAGCCTGTTTTTTGTTTCAGTCTTCAACAACCTTCTCAAAATACGCTTCCTTTTCATATACAAAAAAAGGCTCACAACTTGGCTTCTACTTCTTCTCCATCGTCGTCTTCGTTGTCAATGTGTGATAATTTTCTCTCAATGACACTTTCTCAAGCTTTAGATGCTCAACTTGAGGTGCAAAGGCAGGAACTTGATTGCATTCTTCATTTTCAG AATGAGAGGCTAAAATCTGTATTACGAGAGCAAAGGAGGCGACAGCTAGGCACGCTACTAAAGACCATGGAATGGAAGGCTTTATATTTGATGAAGCGAAAAGAAGAAGACTTGGCACGAGCAACAAAGAAAACAATGGAGCTCGAAGCTTGCTTGAAGAAAGCCGAAATGGAGAGCGAGTGGTGGGAAAGGCTTGCCAAAGCAAATGAAGCAATGGTTAAGGGTTTAAGCAACACAATGGAACAGGTCAAAGAGGAGCTAATCAGGGTCAGCAATAAAAATACAGCCGAAGATACCGAGTCCCATTGCTGCGGCTCATGCGATCAAAGAGATGATCAACAAGGAGAAAAGAAGAGCAAAAAGGTTGCTTGCAAACACTGCAGGTTTAGGAGCTCGTGCGTTCTGTTCCTACCTTGCAGACACCTTTGCTCGTGCATCTCTTGTGAAGCTTTCCTTGATTCTTGTCCTGTCTGTAAATCTGTAAAGGAGGCTAGCATGAACGTATTTTGGGTTTAA